The Papilio machaon chromosome 3, ilPapMach1.1, whole genome shotgun sequence genome window below encodes:
- the LOC106708142 gene encoding homeobox protein 3, translating into MDFVHLYKSAAETNVKLINTEDKLGKSKRKKMKSNLVTPNTEVEMNTDENQPMNNVSNKKARKKDKVKSAQVYNNSESVINTDMGEIKPKKRNKSVSFMLDDKEEVVVKKTKSDMTGNHKQSIINNQNNPKKQKKNKKTGEGVENDVEINKKNIPSISNSHQTTNLKRNISEKLDNEDSDPTKRKVNKKIKKNFKGKELGDSNNVNINLINKTQETNENKKIMKQNKEIEANVGTSTTDIKPSVETKKSKKRKHLKSAQNNETEIDQDESKINENKPEVIAEDLENLSIGDNTHTLSNLLDEMTVVDKKKQKKNKIKKKKDKQPAAEVEAEIEGSKQKEIWQKKRWNKGKKGKDDPDKGLHPVNVENLPLSIILSYKKLLAEHFAQCGTVRRVGIAHIYPSESTKPVFNTTVYFDNAADATKALEEDNSSFEGSTIRVLRPFPATETTAVVRTYGPLSEQIISTMFSNVGRIRRIRHIIKAKKSMSTAFVELDEPEAVERAIKMAEEVRVGGKKVHVSKFQLQQKPKKDKKKQNVIDKVDEKKSSDNDDEDSDNSND; encoded by the exons ATGGATTTTGtacatttgtataaaagtGCCGCCGAaactaatgttaaattaataaatacagagGACAAACTTGGgaaatcaaaaagaaaaaaaatgaaatcaaatttAGTAACACCTAACACAGAAGTTGAAATGAATACAGACGAGAACCAACCCATGAacaatgtttcaaataaaaaggcTAGAAAAAAAGACAAAGTGAAATCAGCACAAGTCTATAATAATTCGGAGAGTGTCATTAATACAGACATGGGTGAAATAAAAcccaaaaaaagaaacaagtcTGTTAGTTTTATGCTGGATGACAAGGAAGAggttgttgttaaaaaaactaagtcaGATATGACAGGTAATCATAAAcaaagtataattaataatcaaaataaccctaaaaaacaaaaaaagaataaaaagacTGGAGAGGGAGTAGAAAATgatgttgaaataaataagaaaaatattccatCAATTTCAAACTCACATCAAACTACGAACTTGAAAAGGAACATATCAGAAAAATTAGATAATGAAGATAGTGATCCTACAAAAAggaaagtaaacaaaaaaataaagaaaaacttcaAAGGTAAAGAATTAGGTGATAgcaataatgtaaatataaatctaataaataaaactcaggaaacaaatgaaaacaaaaaaataatgaagcaaaataaagaaatcgAAGCAAATGTTGGTACAAGCACAACTGATATCAAACCATCAGTTGAAACGAAAAAGtctaagaaaagaaaacaccTCAAAAGTGcacaaaataatgaaactgAAATTGACCAAGATGAGtccaaaataaatgaaaacaaacctGAGGTCATTGCAGAAGATCTTGAAAACCTTAGTATTGGAGATAACACACACACCTTATCAAACCTCCTTGATGAAATGACTGTAGTtgacaaaaagaaacaaaagaaaaacaaaattaagaaaaagaaagacaAGCAACCAGCAGCAGAGGTTGAAGCTGAAATTGAAGGAAGTAAACAGAAAGAGATATGGCAGAAAAAAAGATGGAACAAAGGAAAGAAAGGAAAAGATGACCCTGATAAAGGCTTGCATCCTGTAAATGTAGAAAACTTACCTTTGAGTATAATTTTAAGCTATAAGAAATTGTTAGCTGAACATTTTGCACAGTGCGGAACTGTACGTAGAGTTGG TATTGCTCACATATACCCGTCTGAGAGTACCAAGCCAGTTTTCAACACAACAGTTTATTTTGACAATGCAGCTGATGCTACAAAG GCATTGGAAGAAGACAACTCGTCTTTCGAAGGCTCCACCATCAGGGTGTTGCGACCATTCCCTGCGACAGAGACAACTGCGGTGGTGCGCACTTATGGCCCACTCTCCGAACAGATCATAAGCACCATGTTCAGTAATGTGGGACGTATACGAAGAATCAGACATATTATCAAGGCAAAGAAATCAAtgt CGACGGCGTTCGTGGAATTGGACGAACCTGAGGCGGTGGAGCGCGCCATCAAAATGGCCGAAGAGGTCCGAGTCGGAGGCAAGAAGGTGCACGTGTCCAAGTTCCAGCTGCAGCAGAAGCCGAAG